A single window of Microbispora hainanensis DNA harbors:
- a CDS encoding endonuclease/exonuclease/phosphatase family protein, whose amino-acid sequence MGRLTAGWVGRPGVWRGLIAWPLVAPFALWAVLRLVPGDVHFRWVQLVAFTPYVALASVVAPLVALLVRRPAALVAGLVVTATLAACVLPRALSDASARASAGPGVRAAGDAGPALRILSANLLYGSVPPAALVDLVRRLRPDVLTLQELTPQASAGLRAAGLRTLLPYGDDRAEEGASGSGLFTRFPLRPEELTTVNGRRQAAGIIDVPGAGPVSIVSVHPCAPRYASRFRCWSRSLASLPAPGETVRILSGDFNATLDHAPVRRLLDAGYRDAADATGKGLAGTWPYRRSSDFGGLPVPPVTIDHVLVDPRVAVRAFGVHRLPATDHRAIFAELVLPTTTT is encoded by the coding sequence ATGGGGAGACTGACAGCCGGCTGGGTGGGGCGCCCGGGGGTCTGGCGCGGCCTGATCGCGTGGCCATTGGTCGCCCCGTTCGCGCTGTGGGCCGTGCTGCGGCTCGTGCCCGGCGACGTCCATTTCCGGTGGGTGCAGCTGGTGGCGTTCACGCCGTACGTCGCCCTCGCCTCGGTCGTCGCGCCACTGGTCGCGCTGCTCGTGCGGCGTCCGGCGGCGCTGGTCGCGGGCCTCGTGGTCACCGCGACGCTCGCGGCCTGCGTGCTGCCGCGCGCGCTGTCGGACGCGTCCGCGCGCGCCTCGGCCGGCCCCGGCGTGCGGGCGGCCGGGGACGCCGGCCCGGCCCTGCGGATCCTGTCGGCCAACCTGCTCTACGGCTCGGTGCCGCCCGCCGCGCTCGTAGACCTCGTGCGGCGGCTGCGCCCCGACGTCCTGACGCTGCAGGAGCTGACCCCGCAGGCGTCGGCGGGCCTGCGTGCGGCGGGCCTGCGCACGCTCCTGCCGTACGGGGACGACCGGGCCGAGGAGGGCGCCAGCGGCTCCGGGCTCTTCACCCGGTTTCCCCTGCGGCCGGAGGAGCTCACGACGGTGAACGGCCGCCGGCAGGCGGCGGGGATCATCGACGTGCCCGGCGCCGGGCCCGTCTCCATCGTGTCCGTGCACCCGTGCGCGCCGCGCTATGCGTCCCGGTTCAGGTGCTGGTCGAGGTCGCTCGCCTCGCTGCCCGCCCCGGGCGAGACCGTACGGATCCTGTCGGGCGACTTCAACGCGACGCTCGACCACGCCCCGGTCCGGCGCCTGCTCGACGCGGGCTACCGGGACGCGGCCGACGCGACCGGCAAGGGCCTGGCCGGCACCTGGCCCTACCGGAGGTCGTCGGACTTCGGCGGCCTGCCGGTGCCGCCCGTCACCATCGACCACGTGCTCGTGGACCCGCGCGTCGCGGTGCGGGCGTTCGGCGTCCACCGGCTGCCGGCGACCGACCACCGGGCGATCTTCGCCGAGCTGGTGCTGCCCACGACCACGACTTAG